One Chryseobacterium sp. StRB126 genomic region harbors:
- a CDS encoding DUF5715 family protein: protein MRKFLCVVFVPFMYSLHYSQAAKKNLPCYDLTTVLKVEATPLYKPHLDASKSFGVHLLKDFKMVQKYIDKGKFHKIKKSGKGYQIQKLDYSKAYMVSKAKTTLENIGSKFSKATKGATFTVSSITRTLEDQCRLRRVNSNAALGISSHNYGNSFDISYVRFNNVLKNNPKMEAALEKVLKRYVDAGRIYYIKERQQSCYHITVRNY, encoded by the coding sequence ATGAGAAAGTTTCTTTGTGTGGTCTTTGTACCTTTTATGTATAGTTTACATTATTCGCAGGCGGCAAAAAAAAACCTTCCCTGCTATGATCTTACAACTGTTTTAAAGGTTGAGGCTACTCCGCTTTACAAACCCCATCTGGATGCTTCTAAAAGTTTTGGAGTACACTTACTGAAGGATTTTAAAATGGTACAAAAGTATATTGATAAAGGAAAGTTTCATAAAATTAAGAAATCCGGAAAAGGATATCAGATTCAGAAACTTGATTACAGCAAAGCCTATATGGTCTCTAAAGCGAAAACCACATTGGAAAATATCGGCTCCAAATTCAGTAAGGCAACAAAAGGAGCTACATTTACTGTTTCATCCATAACCCGAACACTGGAAGATCAATGCAGGTTAAGAAGAGTGAATTCTAATGCAGCTTTGGGAATAAGCTCTCACAACTACGGAAATTCCTTCGATATTTCTTACGTACGATTCAATAATGTTCTTAAAAATAATCCGAAAATGGAAGCGGCTTTGGAGAAGGTTTTAAAGCGTTATGTAGATGCTGGTAGAATTTATTACATAAAAGAAAGACAACAGAGCTGTTATCATATTACAGTGCGGAATTATTAA
- the aqpZ gene encoding aquaporin Z, producing MKKLFAEFFGTFWLVFGGCGSAVFAAGVPDIGIGLLGVALAFGLTVLTMAYAVGHISGGHFNPAVSFGLLAGGRFSAKDLIPYIVAQCLGAIVAAGCLYTILNGAGAVDFSAPGAFATNFYGEAVYNGKAFSMGAAFLAEFLLTAFFLIVIMGATDKWTNGKFAGIAIGLALTLIHLISIPITNTSVNPARSLSQAVFTGGLAMSQLWLFWVAPILGGIVGGLIYKFLLQRDTAEVAD from the coding sequence ATAAAAAAACTTTTTGCTGAATTTTTCGGCACATTTTGGCTTGTTTTCGGGGGTTGCGGGAGCGCTGTTTTTGCAGCGGGTGTTCCTGATATCGGCATCGGACTTTTAGGGGTTGCTCTAGCTTTCGGTCTTACTGTTCTTACGATGGCTTATGCCGTGGGACATATTTCCGGTGGTCACTTCAACCCTGCAGTTTCTTTCGGGCTTTTAGCAGGGGGAAGATTTTCTGCAAAAGACCTTATCCCTTACATTGTGGCACAGTGTCTTGGAGCAATTGTTGCTGCAGGATGTCTATACACAATCCTTAACGGAGCCGGAGCTGTAGATTTCTCAGCACCGGGAGCATTTGCTACCAATTTCTATGGAGAAGCAGTGTACAACGGAAAAGCCTTCAGTATGGGAGCAGCATTCCTTGCAGAGTTTTTATTAACAGCTTTCTTCCTTATCGTTATTATGGGCGCTACGGATAAATGGACTAATGGTAAGTTTGCAGGGATCGCTATTGGTCTTGCCCTTACTTTGATTCACCTGATCTCAATCCCAATTACAAATACCTCTGTAAACCCTGCAAGATCCCTTTCGCAGGCCGTTTTCACAGGCGGATTGGCTATGTCACAGCTTTGGCTGTTCTGGGTAGCTCCAATTCTTGGAGGAATTGTAGGTGGATTAATCTACAAATTCTTACTTCAGAGAGATACTGCAGAAGTAGCTGACTAA
- a CDS encoding acyltransferase — protein sequence MEPKNIFNIQTEQDFLDVSLKTFRYQYENVEIYRKFVDYLNINPDEVNNLSEIPFLPIEMFKNHQILDKNVTTDLFFQSSGTTQMNLSKHFIANTDLYEESIYKSFEQFIGKPEDFIFLGLLPSYLEKQNSSLIYMVDYLMKKSAKPENGYFLYNHSDLFNLLNRLQDKKVILFGVSFALLDFLDYCHSEHSKESLSILENLIVIETGGMKGRKEEMTKDELLKILQEGFKTDKIYSEYSMTELLSQAYSLGNNEYQCPNWMRIKIRNAEDPFSYEKEGRTGAINIIDLANTHSCSFIATQDLGKIIGDKFQVLGRIDHSDIRGCSLLVS from the coding sequence ATGGAACCGAAAAATATATTCAACATACAAACCGAACAGGATTTCCTGGATGTATCATTGAAAACATTTCGTTATCAGTATGAAAATGTTGAGATATATAGAAAATTTGTAGATTATCTGAACATCAATCCGGATGAGGTTAACAATTTATCGGAAATTCCTTTTCTTCCGATTGAAATGTTTAAAAACCATCAGATTCTGGATAAAAATGTGACTACGGACCTCTTTTTTCAAAGTTCCGGAACCACACAGATGAATCTTTCAAAGCACTTCATTGCCAATACAGATTTATATGAAGAAAGTATTTATAAAAGTTTTGAACAATTCATCGGAAAGCCTGAAGATTTTATTTTCCTTGGGTTATTACCAAGTTATCTGGAAAAACAGAATTCATCATTGATCTACATGGTAGATTATCTGATGAAAAAATCAGCAAAACCTGAAAACGGGTATTTCCTTTATAATCATTCTGATCTTTTCAATCTTTTGAACCGGCTACAGGATAAAAAAGTAATTCTTTTCGGAGTTTCCTTTGCTTTATTAGACTTCTTAGATTATTGTCATTCTGAACATAGCAAAGAATCTCTAAGTATTCTTGAAAACCTAATCGTCATTGAAACCGGTGGAATGAAAGGCCGAAAAGAAGAAATGACAAAAGACGAACTGTTGAAAATTTTGCAGGAAGGCTTCAAAACAGATAAGATTTACTCAGAATATTCAATGACAGAGTTGTTATCTCAAGCTTATTCCCTTGGAAACAATGAATATCAGTGTCCTAATTGGATGAGAATTAAGATCAGAAATGCTGAAGATCCTTTCTCTTATGAAAAAGAAGGCAGAACAGGAGCTATTAATATCATCGATTTAGCCAATACTCATTCTTGCTCTTTCATTGCAACTCAGGATTTGGGAAAAATAATAGGCGATAAATTTCAGGTGTTGGGAAGAATAGACCACTCTGATATCAGAGGCTGCAGTTTGTTAGTGAGCTAA
- a CDS encoding UDP-2,3-diacylglucosamine diphosphatase, which translates to MLKTTINLEPGKKVYFASDQHFGAPTPKESKVREERFIRWMDQIKEDAQVLFLMGDLFDFWHEWKHVVPKGYVRVLGKIAELKDRGIHIYFFVGNHDLWMKDYLEEEIGCTVFYQKQYFEMGGKQFLLAHGDGLGPGDKGYKRMKKVFTNPIAQWFFKWLHPDIAMKVALYLSQKNKMISGEEDKAFLGEDKEFLIIYSKEKLKTEKIDYFVYGHRHLPMVLDLERNSKYINLGDWISYFTYGVFEKDFELKAFE; encoded by the coding sequence GTGTTAAAAACAACAATTAATTTAGAACCTGGAAAAAAAGTATACTTTGCTTCAGATCAGCATTTCGGTGCACCTACTCCTAAAGAAAGTAAGGTACGTGAAGAAAGATTTATACGATGGATGGATCAGATTAAAGAAGATGCACAGGTTTTATTTTTAATGGGTGACCTTTTTGACTTCTGGCATGAATGGAAACATGTAGTGCCCAAAGGATATGTCCGTGTTTTAGGGAAAATTGCAGAACTCAAAGATCGAGGAATCCATATTTATTTTTTTGTGGGAAACCATGACCTTTGGATGAAAGATTATCTTGAAGAAGAAATTGGTTGTACCGTTTTTTACCAGAAACAGTATTTTGAAATGGGCGGAAAACAGTTCTTGTTGGCCCATGGAGATGGTTTGGGACCTGGTGATAAAGGATACAAAAGAATGAAAAAAGTCTTTACCAATCCGATAGCACAATGGTTTTTCAAGTGGCTTCACCCTGATATAGCGATGAAAGTTGCTTTGTATCTTTCCCAGAAGAATAAAATGATCTCAGGAGAAGAAGACAAAGCATTCTTAGGAGAAGATAAAGAGTTTCTCATTATTTATTCCAAAGAAAAGCTGAAGACGGAGAAAATTGATTATTTCGTATACGGGCACCGTCATCTTCCTATGGTATTGGATTTAGAACGAAATTCAAAATACATCAATCTTGGAGACTGGATTTCCTATTTTACCTATGGCGTTTTTGAAAAAGACTTTGAACTGAAGGCTTTCGAGTAA
- a CDS encoding 6-pyruvoyl trahydropterin synthase family protein yields MIRITKIFTFETAHVLYNYDGKCKNMHGHSYKLFVTVKGKPINDIDNPKNGMVVDFGDIKSIVKSEIVDVWDHAVLLNALTPHKELGDDLEQKGHKVIYCSFQPTCENMLYAIAAKIKSRLPEGISLAYLKLHETENSYGEWFAEDNQ; encoded by the coding sequence ATGATACGTATTACAAAAATTTTTACATTCGAAACAGCCCACGTACTGTACAACTACGATGGGAAATGTAAAAATATGCATGGACATTCCTATAAACTGTTTGTAACAGTGAAAGGAAAACCGATTAATGATATTGATAACCCTAAAAATGGGATGGTAGTTGATTTCGGAGATATCAAAAGTATCGTAAAATCTGAGATCGTAGATGTTTGGGATCATGCAGTGCTTTTAAATGCACTTACTCCTCATAAAGAGTTGGGTGATGATCTTGAACAGAAAGGGCATAAGGTAATCTACTGCAGCTTCCAGCCAACCTGTGAAAATATGCTGTATGCCATTGCTGCCAAAATAAAATCAAGACTTCCGGAAGGAATTTCTCTGGCTTATCTTAAACTTCATGAGACTGAAAACTCTTATGGAGAATGGTTTGCAGAAGACAATCAATAA
- a CDS encoding acyl-CoA thioesterase, with protein sequence MSKYFKEMSLVYEKQIKVTEEHIDQNNHVNNVQYVHWVEEIAAEHWDLLKHKTEYENDAWMLLDHHIRYKKQVYLDDVITVKTYPQAPEGAKQPRKVEFYCHDELVVDSSTLWILFDTETKKIKRLEGNWLEGLAGEIDENYI encoded by the coding sequence TTGAGTAAATATTTCAAGGAGATGAGTTTGGTATATGAAAAACAGATTAAAGTAACGGAAGAACATATCGATCAGAATAATCACGTTAATAATGTTCAGTATGTACATTGGGTGGAAGAAATAGCAGCAGAACATTGGGATCTCTTAAAACATAAAACAGAATATGAAAATGATGCCTGGATGCTTCTGGATCATCATATTCGCTACAAAAAGCAGGTGTATCTGGATGATGTAATCACCGTGAAAACTTATCCGCAAGCTCCGGAAGGAGCTAAGCAGCCGAGAAAAGTAGAGTTCTATTGTCATGATGAACTGGTTGTGGATTCAAGCACCCTTTGGATTCTGTTTGATACGGAAACGAAGAAAATAAAAAGGCTGGAGGGCAATTGGCTGGAGGGATTAGCCGGGGAAATTGATGAGAACTATATTTGA
- a CDS encoding OmpH family outer membrane protein yields MKLIKLFFIAAGLTLTANTVNAQQKIGNINTDDIFSSLSEVKTAGEAIDNLTKAKQTEIDKIISEYQTKLKTAQEKEKTLTNANKDTVTKELVVAQTELDSLAKKIEEGRAQAAKEISAKQNDLFAPIQQKVKDAISIVSKEKGLNYVFDIAARGSNLIYTDGGEDITAQVKAKLGASATASKPAAVKAKK; encoded by the coding sequence ATGAAACTAATTAAATTATTTTTTATTGCAGCAGGATTAACTTTAACTGCAAATACTGTAAATGCTCAACAAAAGATTGGGAATATAAATACTGATGACATTTTTAGTAGTTTATCTGAGGTGAAAACAGCTGGGGAAGCTATTGATAATCTAACTAAAGCTAAACAGACTGAAATTGATAAAATTATCAGTGAGTATCAAACTAAGTTGAAAACAGCGCAGGAAAAAGAGAAGACATTAACGAATGCTAATAAAGATACTGTAACTAAAGAACTAGTTGTTGCGCAAACAGAATTAGATAGTCTGGCTAAGAAAATAGAGGAGGGAAGAGCACAGGCAGCTAAGGAAATCTCTGCTAAACAAAATGATTTGTTTGCTCCGATACAACAAAAGGTAAAAGATGCTATTTCTATAGTTTCTAAAGAAAAAGGTCTGAACTATGTATTTGATATTGCAGCACGTGGGTCCAATCTTATCTATACCGATGGAGGGGAAGATATTACTGCACAGGTAAAAGCAAAATTAGGAGCTTCAGCAACCGCTTCTAAACCAGCAGCAGTAAAAGCTAAGAAATAA